The proteins below are encoded in one region of Deltaproteobacteria bacterium:
- a CDS encoding DEAD/DEAH box helicase family protein, producing MTGYNEAFSRVLIDKALRDSGWNILDDKVVRFEVTGSSGRVDYLLFGKYGPLAVLEAKREDEDPYDAKEQARKYAETAKVPFVILSNGRQHWFWNYERADQRDAYRIERFPSQEDLDRLRQKNLKPPSPLMSEPIGSDYLKPFRRDIGLRGYQIRAIDEVSNQFDEQGKRKFLLEMATGTGKTLLCAALGRRFLVTRNAERILFIVDRIELAKQTMEDFEVILRDYKPVIFKTARRRPLELLGSCVVVATIQSLMVDRRYRTEFTPFHFDLVINDEAHRSIYGDARECVQFFQATRIGLTATPKAYLLNVDIGALGQENPKALEARQLRDTYIYFGCEPGEPTFRYDMIEGSKDPEGPFLCTPKIFDIRSDITTQALDDGGWAVTIDEREENYKVQDLERKIFTPERNRVMCEEFLKHAQREPNGSLGKSIIFAVNQTHATNITKILNDMQPEIAVTITSRIPDSSSIAKEFRDGKRKERVAVSVDMLSTGYNCRNLLNIVLMRPVFSPTEYIQIKGRGTRLYTFKHDGKAYDKEHYFILDFCGVAEYFEEKYDYTIPILLPIPKGGEAPPTTPPGPGPGPGVGPELVPPEPGPPKPPKEIPVWTGRDIVVSEEIRIVGPDGEKVDILTFRGRFEKDVQEFAEKDPAFKEAVENEDDDAVETIMQERFFHKPEMFYSADKLVKAYDVPAPTPSFVYGAFGRRPLPTKDEIVDDTVDSIAARFNLRYSEQKLLSAMAGLVAEDPESLRKFLDNDVTLYDSSQFNKIGGLPALARFEHRDEVFGALRQSMLVRQSIQGAINA from the coding sequence ATGACCGGCTACAACGAAGCATTCTCTCGTGTCCTTATCGACAAAGCACTTCGAGATAGCGGTTGGAACATCCTCGACGACAAGGTTGTCCGGTTCGAGGTAACGGGTTCGAGCGGCCGCGTAGATTACCTCCTCTTCGGAAAATACGGTCCCCTCGCTGTCCTTGAAGCAAAGCGCGAGGACGAGGACCCTTACGACGCCAAGGAGCAGGCTCGCAAATACGCCGAGACCGCCAAGGTGCCTTTTGTCATCCTCTCCAACGGCCGACAGCACTGGTTCTGGAACTATGAGCGGGCCGACCAGCGAGATGCCTACCGTATCGAACGGTTCCCCTCCCAGGAGGATCTCGATCGGCTCCGCCAGAAGAATCTCAAGCCGCCCAGTCCCCTGATGTCGGAACCCATCGGCTCGGATTACCTCAAGCCATTTCGGAGAGACATCGGCCTCCGCGGGTATCAGATCCGAGCGATCGACGAAGTTTCCAATCAGTTCGACGAGCAGGGGAAGCGGAAATTCCTTTTGGAGATGGCAACCGGAACCGGCAAGACACTGCTCTGCGCCGCCCTTGGCAGGAGGTTCCTCGTCACCCGGAACGCCGAGCGCATCCTCTTTATTGTGGACCGCATCGAGCTTGCCAAGCAGACGATGGAGGACTTCGAGGTTATCCTCCGGGACTACAAGCCGGTAATCTTCAAGACCGCGCGCCGCCGCCCTCTGGAGCTGCTCGGCTCTTGTGTGGTTGTCGCCACGATCCAGTCACTGATGGTCGACCGCCGTTACCGGACGGAGTTCACCCCGTTCCACTTCGACCTGGTTATCAACGACGAGGCCCACCGGTCCATCTACGGCGATGCCCGGGAATGTGTCCAGTTCTTCCAGGCGACGCGTATCGGCCTGACCGCCACCCCCAAGGCATACCTCCTCAATGTGGACATTGGCGCTCTGGGGCAGGAAAACCCGAAGGCCCTTGAGGCCCGCCAGCTCCGCGACACCTACATCTACTTCGGTTGTGAACCGGGGGAGCCGACCTTCCGGTACGACATGATAGAGGGTTCGAAGGATCCCGAAGGCCCGTTCCTCTGTACGCCCAAGATCTTCGACATCCGGTCGGACATCACGACGCAGGCCCTGGACGATGGCGGGTGGGCCGTCACGATCGACGAGCGGGAGGAGAACTACAAGGTCCAGGACCTCGAACGGAAGATCTTCACACCTGAGCGCAACCGGGTCATGTGTGAGGAGTTCCTGAAACACGCTCAGCGCGAGCCCAACGGAAGCCTCGGAAAGTCCATCATCTTTGCTGTAAACCAGACCCACGCGACCAACATCACGAAGATCCTAAACGACATGCAACCGGAGATTGCGGTGACGATCACCTCACGGATTCCAGACTCCTCGTCGATCGCCAAGGAGTTCCGTGACGGAAAGCGGAAGGAGCGCGTCGCCGTGTCCGTGGACATGCTGTCCACAGGCTACAACTGCCGCAATCTCCTGAACATCGTGCTCATGCGCCCCGTTTTTTCCCCGACGGAATACATTCAGATCAAGGGTCGGGGGACGAGGCTCTACACGTTCAAGCACGACGGTAAAGCCTACGACAAGGAACATTACTTCATCCTCGATTTCTGCGGTGTCGCGGAATACTTCGAGGAGAAATATGACTACACCATTCCCATCCTGTTGCCGATCCCCAAGGGTGGGGAGGCTCCCCCGACTACACCCCCTGGTCCGGGCCCCGGTCCAGGCGTCGGGCCGGAACTCGTACCGCCGGAGCCGGGTCCTCCCAAGCCCCCAAAGGAAATCCCCGTTTGGACGGGCCGAGACATCGTGGTTTCGGAGGAGATACGGATCGTCGGCCCGGACGGGGAGAAGGTGGACATCCTGACCTTCCGAGGCCGCTTCGAGAAGGACGTCCAGGAATTTGCCGAGAAAGACCCGGCGTTCAAGGAAGCCGTGGAAAACGAGGACGACGACGCTGTGGAGACCATCATGCAGGAGCGGTTCTTCCACAAGCCGGAGATGTTCTACTCTGCGGACAAGCTGGTCAAGGCTTATGACGTCCCGGCCCCGACACCGTCCTTCGTTTACGGGGCCTTCGGCCGGCGCCCGCTTCCCACCAAAGACGAGATCGTCGACGATACGGTGGACTCGATCGCCGCTCGCTTCAACCTGAGGTACAGCGAGCAGAAGCTCTTGAGCGCCATGGCGGGGCTCGTGGCGGAAGACCCCGAATCGCTCCGGAAGTTCCTCGACAACGACGTCACCCTGTACGACAGCAGCCAGTTCAATAAGATCGGTGGGCTTCCCGCTCTGGCACGGTTCGAGCACCGCGATGAGGTGTTCGGAGCCCTGCGCCAGTCGATGCTGGTGCGGCAGTCCATCCAAGGAGCGATAAACGCATGA